The following are encoded in a window of Pan troglodytes isolate AG18354 chromosome 4, NHGRI_mPanTro3-v2.0_pri, whole genome shotgun sequence genomic DNA:
- the SELENOP gene encoding selenoprotein P precursor (The RefSeq protein has 10 substitutions compared to this genomic sequence) — protein MWRSLGLALALCLLPSGGTESQDQSSLCKQPPAWSIRDQDPMLNSSGSVTVVALLQASUYLCILQASKLEDLRVKLKKEGYSNISYIVVNHQGISSRLKYTHLKNKVSEHIPVYQQEENQTDVWTLLNGSKDDFLIYDRCGRLVYHLGLPFSFLTFPYVEEAIKIAYCEKKCGNCSLTTLKDEDFCKRVSLATVDKTVETPSPHYHHEHHHNHGHQHLGSSELSENQQPGAPNAPTHPAPPGLHHHHKHKGQHRQGHPENQDMPGSEDLQDLQKKLCRKRCINQLLCKLPKDSELAPRSCCCHCRHLIFEKTGSAITUQCKENLPSLCSUQGLRAEENITESCQURLPPAAUQISQQLIPTEASTSUCUKNQAKKUEUPSN, from the exons ATGTGGAGAAGCCTGGGGCTTGCCCTGGCTCTCTGTCTCCTCCCATCGGGAGGAACAGAGAGCCAGGACCAAAGCTCCTTATGTAAGCAACCCCCAGCCTGGAGCATAAGAGATCAAGATCCAATGCTAAACTCCAGTGGTTCAGTGACTGTGGTTGCTCTTCTTCAAGCCAGCTGATACCTGTGCATACTGCAGGCATCTAA ATTAGAAGACCTGCGAGTAAAACTGAAGAAAGAAGGATATtctaatatttcttatattgttgTTAATCATCAAGGAATCTCTTCTCGATTAAAATACACACATCTTAAGAATAAGGTTTCAGAGCATATTCCTGTTTATCAacaagaagaaaaccaaacagaTGTCTGGACTCTTTTAAATGGAAGCAAAGATGACTTCCTCATATATGATAG ATGTGGCCGTCTTGTGTATCATCTTGGTTTGCCTTTTTCCTTCCTAACTTTCCCATATGTAGAAGAAGCCATTAAGATTGCTTACTGTGAAAAGAAATGTGGAAACTGCTCTCTCACG ACTCTCAAAGATGAAGACTTTTGTAAACGTGTATCTTTGGCTACTGTGGATAAAACAGTTGAAACTCCATCGCCTCATTACCATCATGAGCATCATCACAATCACGGACATCAGCACCTTGGCAGCAGTGAGCTTTCAGAGAATCAGCAACCAGGAGCACCAAATGCTCCTACTCATCCTGCTCCTCCAGGCCTTCATCACCACCATAAGCACAAGGGTCAGCATAGGCAGGGTCACCCAGAGAACCAAGATATGCCAGGAAGTGAAGATTTACAAGATTTACAAAAGAAGCTCTGTCGAAAGAGATGTATAAATCAATTACTCTGTAAATTGCCCAAAGATTCAGAGTTGGCTCCTAGGAGCTGCTGCTGCCATTGTCGACATCTGATATTTGAAAAAACAGGGTCTGCAATCACCTGACAGTGTAAAGAAAACCTCCCATCTTTATGTAGCTGACAGGGACTTCGGGCAGAGGAGAACATAACTGAATCTTGTCAGTGACGTTTGCCTCCAGCTGCCTGACAAATAAGTCAGCAGCTTATACCCACAGAAGCCAGTACTAGTTGACGCTGAAAGAATCAGGCAAAAAAGTGAGAATGACCTtcaaactaa